From the genome of Scytonema hofmannii PCC 7110, one region includes:
- a CDS encoding homogentisate 1,2-dioxygenase, which produces MTFYYKLGKIPHKRHIQFRQPDGSLYHEELIGMRGFSGVQSLLYHLRPPTEIQKILLERTVNVSYEESSPLCHRHLRTATVESGADAVEARVPLMANADVCISIARPRLPMLYWYRCAHGDEAIFIHDGSGVLESQYGILHYQVGDYLVIPAGVLWRLIPDAGVEQRMLVIEASGHIEPPARYVNRYGQFLEHSPYNERDIRPPEDLVTHDEVGEFEVRVKTRDRIISYLYHHHPIDVVGWDGHLYPFAFNIEDFEPITGRIHLPPPVHQTFEAPGFVICSFVPRLFDYHPLAIPAPYNHSNVDSDEVIYYVSGNFMSRKGIERSSITIHPSGIPHGPHPGMYEGSIGKERTNELAVMIDTFRPLQLTKQALALEDKDYAYSWIA; this is translated from the coding sequence ATGACTTTCTACTATAAATTAGGAAAAATTCCCCACAAGCGACACATTCAATTTCGTCAACCTGATGGTTCTTTATACCATGAAGAATTGATCGGGATGCGAGGTTTTTCAGGTGTTCAGTCCTTGCTTTACCATTTACGTCCACCTACAGAAATACAGAAAATTTTGTTAGAGAGGACGGTAAATGTGTCCTATGAAGAATCTAGTCCCTTGTGTCACCGCCATCTACGCACAGCAACCGTAGAATCGGGGGCAGATGCTGTGGAGGCACGTGTCCCGTTGATGGCAAATGCAGATGTTTGCATTTCAATTGCTCGACCCAGATTGCCAATGTTGTACTGGTATCGATGTGCTCACGGTGATGAAGCGATCTTCATCCATGATGGCAGTGGTGTATTAGAAAGCCAGTATGGTATTCTACACTATCAAGTAGGAGATTATTTAGTCATTCCGGCGGGAGTGCTGTGGCGTCTTATACCGGATGCAGGTGTAGAGCAGCGAATGCTTGTCATTGAAGCAAGCGGACACATAGAGCCACCAGCAAGATATGTCAATCGGTACGGACAATTTCTCGAACACTCTCCCTATAATGAACGCGACATTCGTCCGCCAGAGGATTTGGTAACCCATGACGAAGTAGGGGAATTTGAGGTGCGGGTCAAAACCAGAGATAGAATTATTAGCTATCTCTATCACCATCATCCTATAGATGTTGTGGGATGGGATGGGCATCTCTATCCTTTCGCATTTAATATTGAGGACTTTGAACCCATCACGGGCAGAATTCACCTGCCCCCTCCAGTACATCAAACCTTTGAGGCTCCTGGCTTTGTTATCTGTTCCTTTGTGCCACGCCTTTTTGATTATCACCCTCTAGCAATTCCGGCTCCTTATAACCATTCCAATGTTGATTCGGATGAAGTGATTTACTATGTATCCGGGAACTTTATGTCTCGTAAGGGGATAGAGCGATCATCAATTACCATTCATCCTAGTGGTATTCCTCACGGTCCTCATCCAGGAATGTACGAGGGTTCGATTGGGAAAGAGCGAACTAATGAACTAGCTGTGATGATTGATACCTTTCGTCCGTTGCAGCTGACAAAACAAGCCCTGGCATTGGAGGACAAAGACTACGCCTATAGTTGGATTGCTTGA
- the hppD gene encoding 4-hydroxyphenylpyruvate dioxygenase, whose translation MIDFCPIKCFDHLEFYVGNARQAALFYSKFFGFTNTAYRGLETGSREVTSYFMQQGETRFVLSAALVANHPISQSVLKHGDGVAIVAFEVPDATNAYKETTKRGAVGAIAPTEEEDGYGVLRYAAIHAYGDVLIKFVERSDYSGVFAPGFAPRYPINSTNSVGLCNIDHIVGNVELGAMNKWVQFFIDTMGFNLLVHFDDEAISTEYSALMSKVMQNGTGKIKLPINEPAKGKRKSQIEEYLEYNKGPGVQHIACATNNIIETVTQLKKAGLEFLDVPRTYYENLKERVGEIDEPIEQLADLGILVDRDEDGYLLQIFTQPVQDRPTLFFEVIQRHGAQGFGEGNFKALFEAIEREQALRGNL comes from the coding sequence ATGATTGACTTTTGTCCTATTAAGTGCTTTGACCACCTTGAGTTTTATGTTGGAAATGCAAGGCAAGCAGCACTGTTCTATTCCAAGTTTTTTGGGTTTACCAATACGGCTTATCGGGGTTTAGAAACTGGCAGCCGTGAAGTAACATCCTATTTCATGCAGCAAGGAGAAACCCGCTTTGTTTTAAGCGCAGCACTCGTTGCCAACCATCCCATCTCTCAAAGCGTGCTTAAGCATGGTGATGGAGTTGCAATCGTCGCTTTTGAAGTGCCAGATGCTACAAACGCTTACAAAGAAACAACCAAACGGGGTGCTGTAGGAGCGATCGCACCAACTGAGGAAGAAGATGGATACGGTGTGTTGCGTTATGCGGCTATCCATGCCTACGGCGATGTCTTGATTAAGTTTGTAGAGAGGAGCGATTACTCTGGAGTCTTTGCTCCTGGCTTTGCACCTCGATACCCCATTAACAGTACTAACTCTGTAGGCTTATGCAATATCGATCACATCGTAGGAAACGTCGAATTAGGTGCAATGAACAAATGGGTACAGTTTTTCATTGATACAATGGGTTTTAACCTGCTAGTGCATTTTGACGATGAGGCAATTTCCACAGAGTACTCAGCCTTAATGTCTAAAGTGATGCAGAACGGCACGGGCAAGATTAAATTACCAATTAACGAACCAGCCAAAGGAAAACGCAAATCTCAGATTGAAGAGTACCTGGAATATAATAAGGGACCAGGAGTACAACACATTGCCTGCGCGACGAATAACATTATCGAAACAGTCACCCAATTAAAAAAGGCGGGGTTGGAGTTTCTAGACGTACCGAGAACCTATTACGAAAACTTGAAAGAGCGAGTGGGTGAGATTGATGAGCCTATCGAGCAACTAGCAGATTTGGGCATCTTAGTAGATAGGGATGAAGATGGGTATTTACTCCAAATTTTCACCCAGCCCGTGCAAGACCGACCAACACTTTTCTTTGAAGTGATTCAGCGTCATGGAGCGCAAGGTTTTGGTGAAGGTAACTTCAAAGCCCTGTTTGAGGCGATAGAACGCGAACAAGCGCTGCGGGGTAATTTATGA
- the fahA gene encoding fumarylacetoacetase — protein sequence MSRPIDTTHDPNLRSWVESANRKDTDFPIQNLPFGVFQLLNSGEPSHIGVAIGDQILDVSLCLETGLLQELPEHLQAACGESNLNRLMAMGGGASLMLRRHLSQLLQWNDRSPTAQQMLVPMSNAKLLLPANISDYTDFYASIFHATNVGKLFRPDNPLLPNYKYIPIAYHGRASSILPSGTAIVRPKGQRKSLEALTPSLEPTQMLDYELEVGFFVGVGNELGEPISIDTAEDHIFGLCLVNDWSARDIQAWEYQPLGPFLAKSFATIISPWVVTLEALAPFRTQAFKRDPGDPLPLPYLSFPVNTEMGGIDIKVEVLLRSVQMQEAGMEPFCLSRGSFKEMYWTIAQMLTHHTSNGCNLRPGDLLASGTVSGAASGSQGCLLEITQRGVNPIELPTGEMRSFLLDGDEVTLRGYCEKQGFTRIGFGECRSAILPASGLSHQL from the coding sequence ATGAGCCGTCCCATTGACACCACCCATGACCCGAACTTACGTAGTTGGGTAGAATCTGCCAATCGCAAGGACACTGATTTTCCAATTCAGAACTTACCTTTTGGTGTATTTCAACTTTTAAATAGCGGTGAACCCTCACACATCGGTGTTGCTATTGGCGACCAAATTCTAGATGTGTCCCTGTGCTTGGAGACAGGGCTTTTGCAAGAACTTCCTGAACATCTACAAGCCGCTTGTGGGGAATCTAACTTAAATCGACTCATGGCTATGGGGGGTGGGGCTTCATTAATGTTACGCCGTCACCTGAGCCAATTACTGCAATGGAACGATCGCTCGCCTACAGCACAACAAATGCTCGTTCCCATGTCTAATGCTAAACTTTTACTACCAGCTAATATTAGCGATTATACTGATTTTTATGCTTCGATTTTTCACGCGACTAACGTGGGCAAGTTGTTTCGTCCCGACAATCCCCTCTTACCTAACTACAAATATATCCCCATTGCTTATCACGGACGAGCTTCCTCAATTCTACCTAGTGGGACTGCTATTGTGCGCCCCAAGGGTCAGAGAAAAAGTCTTGAAGCACTAACCCCTAGTTTGGAACCAACTCAGATGCTGGATTACGAACTCGAAGTTGGTTTCTTTGTGGGTGTTGGCAATGAGTTAGGAGAACCTATCTCCATAGATACCGCCGAAGACCATATCTTCGGGCTGTGTTTGGTCAATGATTGGTCAGCAAGGGATATTCAAGCTTGGGAATATCAGCCCCTTGGTCCTTTCTTAGCTAAAAGCTTTGCGACTATTATATCACCTTGGGTGGTGACTCTGGAAGCACTAGCACCTTTCCGAACTCAAGCTTTTAAGCGCGATCCGGGCGATCCGTTGCCACTACCTTATTTGTCTTTCCCAGTAAATACTGAAATGGGGGGTATTGATATTAAAGTAGAAGTGTTACTGCGATCGGTTCAAATGCAGGAGGCGGGGATGGAACCATTCTGCTTAAGCCGTGGCTCTTTTAAAGAGATGTACTGGACAATAGCACAAATGCTAACTCATCACACGAGTAATGGTTGTAACCTCCGTCCTGGCGATTTGTTAGCTAGTGGAACAGTTTCAGGTGCTGCAAGTGGTTCACAAGGATGCCTGTTAGAGATCACTCAGCGTGGAGTCAATCCAATTGAATTGCCTACGGGTGAGATGCGCTCTTTTTTGTTAGATGGTGATGAAGTTACCCTGCGCGGGTACTGTGAGAAACAAGGTTTTACCAGGATAGGTTTTGGAGAGTGTCGAAGTGCGATTTTACCTGCTAGTGGTCTGTCACACCAACTTTAA
- a CDS encoding pentapeptide repeat-containing protein → MAHGFSDKDLRGCSFRDSDLTGANFFRSDIRGADFTNATLTGANFCQATAGLQPRQAMRLVFIAVVLSALLGLTAIFAIVFFGCVIFPLTVTPRKILSATLVSELFAVYILFNIPHNLRRALGTIAATGVIFGVIFGVTTGNFVGVSAGIVTAGIAVGLCTTAIAVSVIAVAISDMIYGVMAVCVSASATIVSAILGSALGVTLGIAVVRFIRHDPILPLPKAEALSGTLMATAFGIACGALIVRYIVRQILAEDKTFGWMRKIAIAILARLGTSFKGADLTHADFAHAILKNTDFTNAKLTRTHFYLAQHLETAKVDRTILSEPQVRNVIVTKRVTKDSFAGCNLKGANLLGADLRNADFTEADISEATFEYADLEGANLTKARAIQADFRQAKLTGACLEAWKIDRTTQLKEVICDYVYLAQKQLKRYPIYRKFVPGELNLWAKQKVDEGKLS, encoded by the coding sequence ATGGCTCACGGCTTTTCAGATAAAGACCTGCGAGGTTGTTCCTTTCGAGATTCTGACCTTACGGGAGCTAACTTTTTTCGATCGGATATTCGCGGTGCAGATTTTACCAATGCTACCCTTACGGGGGCTAATTTCTGTCAGGCAACAGCTGGTTTACAGCCGCGTCAGGCAATGCGTTTGGTATTTATAGCAGTCGTCCTATCGGCACTCTTGGGATTGACGGCTATATTTGCTATTGTTTTTTTTGGCTGTGTAATTTTTCCTTTGACGGTAACCCCAAGAAAAATCTTGTCAGCAACACTCGTTTCCGAATTGTTTGCTGTCTATATACTTTTCAATATTCCTCATAATTTACGGAGGGCTTTAGGAACGATCGCAGCGACTGGAGTTATATTTGGGGTAATATTTGGGGTGACGACAGGCAACTTTGTTGGGGTTAGTGCTGGAATAGTTACAGCAGGTATAGCTGTAGGATTGTGTACAACTGCGATCGCCGTCTCCGTTATAGCTGTGGCAATTTCTGATATGATATACGGAGTTATGGCTGTATGTGTGAGTGCATCTGCAACTATAGTGAGTGCCATCCTAGGTTCTGCACTTGGAGTTACACTTGGTATCGCAGTTGTTAGATTTATTCGTCACGATCCCATCTTGCCCCTTCCTAAAGCTGAAGCTTTATCTGGAACTCTCATGGCAACTGCTTTTGGAATTGCTTGTGGTGCTCTGATAGTTAGATATATTGTACGGCAAATTTTGGCAGAGGATAAAACATTTGGGTGGATGCGGAAGATTGCGATCGCGATTCTAGCTAGATTGGGAACTAGTTTTAAGGGGGCTGACTTAACTCATGCTGATTTTGCCCATGCTATCCTCAAAAATACGGATTTTACAAATGCTAAACTGACTCGCACTCACTTTTATTTAGCGCAACACCTTGAGACGGCTAAAGTTGATCGTACAATTTTGTCCGAGCCACAAGTGAGAAATGTAATTGTTACAAAAAGGGTTACCAAAGATTCTTTTGCGGGTTGTAACCTCAAAGGTGCTAACCTTTTGGGTGCAGATCTCCGCAATGCTGATTTTACAGAAGCAGATATCAGTGAAGCAACATTTGAATATGCGGACTTGGAAGGAGCAAACCTGACGAAAGCGAGAGCAATACAAGCGGATTTTCGACAAGCAAAGCTCACAGGAGCGTGTTTGGAAGCGTGGAAAATAGATAGGACGACTCAACTGAAAGAGGTAATTTGTGATTATGTTTATCTCGCTCAGAAGCAGCTAAAACGCTATCCTATCTATAGAAAATTTGTACCAGGAGAATTGAATCTTTGGGCAAAGCAGAAGGTAGATGAAGGAAAGTTAAGTTAG
- a CDS encoding DUF4340 domain-containing protein, which yields MKLQRTTLILLLIALGLGGFVYFYEIRGSFQREEVKENKQPIFSFKEDEVQSLTIQTQNQTINLERSGKSEGTKWLMKSPSVVPASDPIVGYLMNLLVEGKSDRTISISTNQLSEFGLAQPQATIDIKLKNQQNHQLILGQTDFNRRFLYAQVNPSAQPKGNINVLLVSTDFENAVKRDLSEWKQAPDNSNKQPTPSVQPSSTKKK from the coding sequence ATGAAACTACAGCGAACGACTTTAATTTTGCTACTGATAGCATTAGGTTTAGGAGGTTTTGTTTATTTCTATGAAATTAGAGGCTCATTTCAACGAGAGGAAGTCAAGGAAAACAAGCAGCCAATTTTCTCTTTTAAAGAAGATGAGGTGCAGTCTTTAACAATTCAGACTCAAAATCAAACTATCAATTTAGAACGTAGTGGTAAGTCTGAAGGTACTAAGTGGTTGATGAAATCTCCCTCTGTTGTTCCAGCAAGTGACCCAATTGTCGGTTATTTGATGAATTTGTTAGTAGAAGGAAAGAGCGATCGCACTATCTCTATTTCAACCAATCAACTTTCAGAATTTGGCTTAGCTCAACCACAAGCAACTATTGATATCAAACTGAAAAATCAACAAAACCATCAGTTAATTTTGGGACAAACTGATTTTAATCGCCGTTTTCTCTACGCTCAAGTAAATCCTTCCGCTCAACCAAAAGGAAATATCAATGTGTTGTTAGTCTCTACAGATTTTGAAAATGCTGTCAAGCGAGACCTTTCAGAGTGGAAACAAGCCCCAGACAATAGCAACAAACAACCTACACCCAGCGTTCAACCTAGTTCGACGAAGAAAAAATAG
- a CDS encoding Gldg family protein, whose amino-acid sequence MKTIAKKKIWKYLVWVGLFLIAAGVTAGLVSENWGLIPLVLIIAGTVVIGLWLIWQNQQNNWWGKRSTQASTNALFATLAVLAILGLVNFLGTRYNWRTDLTETKLFTLSPQSRELVRSLETPVKVWVFDVNQNPLDRDLLEDYRRQSPKFKFEYVDPRGRPGLTRKFGVKEDGEVYLESEDKKQLVQVVSQQEPLSEIKLTNSLQQVTNLSSAKVYFLQGHGEHQFSGGEEGISQAIKALSDKTYTTLPLNLAENKSVPQDATVIVIAGPKRALFESEVNALRQFLNRGGNLLLMIDPSIDPKLNSLFAEWGIRLDNRLAVDVSGSVGLGPAAPLVREYGKHPITKDFGNGISFYPLARPIDTTPVAGVEVTPLLLTKPYPDSWAESDLESEDLKFNPESDRKGPLTLGVALRRKLTATPPIQPNPIPKPTTSPTPATQASPATTTKPTSKPSPSPTTQAKASPTPSAKPTPNASPTPATQASPTPTATASPTTQAKASPPVPSSATESRMVAIGNSGFIVNNLFEQQLNKDVFLNSVTWLSQQDRQPLSISPKEVRNRRINLTTAQANLLEISSLFVLPLIGLLAAGLLWWIRR is encoded by the coding sequence ATGAAGACGATTGCTAAAAAGAAAATTTGGAAATATTTAGTTTGGGTTGGTCTGTTTCTGATAGCGGCGGGTGTGACTGCTGGGTTGGTATCAGAAAATTGGGGATTAATACCATTAGTACTGATAATTGCAGGTACTGTTGTCATTGGATTGTGGCTGATATGGCAAAACCAACAAAATAATTGGTGGGGCAAACGTTCCACTCAAGCTAGTACTAATGCCCTGTTTGCCACTTTGGCAGTGTTGGCAATTCTGGGGTTAGTTAACTTTTTAGGAACTCGCTACAACTGGCGAACTGACTTGACAGAAACCAAATTGTTTACCCTTTCTCCCCAGTCACGGGAATTGGTTCGTTCCTTAGAAACTCCTGTAAAGGTATGGGTGTTTGATGTCAATCAAAATCCTCTAGATCGGGACTTGCTAGAAGATTACCGACGACAAAGCCCAAAATTTAAATTTGAGTACGTCGATCCACGTGGCAGACCGGGATTGACACGCAAGTTTGGCGTTAAAGAAGATGGAGAAGTTTACTTGGAATCTGAAGATAAAAAACAGTTAGTACAGGTAGTCAGTCAGCAAGAACCTTTATCCGAAATAAAGCTGACAAATAGCTTGCAACAAGTAACTAACCTGAGTTCGGCTAAAGTTTACTTCCTTCAAGGTCACGGCGAACACCAATTTTCAGGCGGTGAAGAAGGAATATCTCAAGCCATCAAAGCATTAAGTGACAAAACTTACACCACATTACCACTCAATCTTGCTGAAAATAAGAGCGTTCCTCAGGATGCCACTGTTATTGTTATAGCAGGTCCGAAACGAGCACTGTTTGAAAGCGAAGTCAACGCTTTGCGGCAATTCCTCAATCGAGGTGGCAATTTACTGTTAATGATTGACCCCAGTATCGACCCAAAACTCAACAGTTTATTTGCTGAATGGGGTATCAGGTTAGATAATCGTTTGGCTGTGGATGTTTCTGGAAGTGTAGGGCTTGGGCCTGCGGCACCTTTGGTGAGAGAATACGGAAAACACCCCATCACTAAAGATTTTGGTAACGGCATTTCTTTTTATCCGCTAGCACGACCAATTGATACAACACCAGTTGCGGGTGTAGAAGTCACTCCACTTTTACTGACTAAGCCATACCCCGATAGTTGGGCAGAAAGTGATTTAGAAAGTGAGGATTTGAAGTTTAATCCTGAAAGCGATCGCAAAGGACCTTTGACATTAGGTGTTGCATTAAGGAGGAAACTGACAGCTACACCTCCAATCCAACCCAACCCCATCCCTAAACCCACAACATCCCCAACCCCAGCAACTCAAGCTAGCCCTGCGACTACCACCAAACCCACTTCTAAACCCAGTCCTTCACCAACAACTCAAGCCAAAGCTAGCCCCACTCCCAGCGCAAAACCCACGCCTAATGCATCCCCAACCCCAGCAACTCAGGCTAGCCCCACACCTACAGCCACCGCATCACCAACAACTCAAGCCAAAGCTAGCCCCCCTGTCCCCTCCTCTGCTACTGAATCACGAATGGTCGCGATCGGAAATTCAGGTTTTATTGTTAATAACTTGTTTGAACAGCAGCTGAATAAAGATGTCTTTTTGAATTCAGTCACATGGCTCAGTCAACAAGATAGACAACCTCTTTCAATTAGCCCTAAAGAAGTCAGAAACCGTCGCATTAACCTAACAACAGCCCAAGCCAATCTTTTAGAGATATCGTCTCTGTTTGTTTTACCGCTTATAGGGTTATTAGCTGCAGGTCTTCTTTGGTGGATAAGAAGATAA
- a CDS encoding ABC transporter permease, which produces MGIVLSNIIAIYRRELQSYFVSPLAYAVAGVFWFLSGLFFVLILMGPEGILSTVAAYDLRGQQIGVPVPPIDVPYEFVRAFLDRMGWLLLFVLPILSMGLYAEERKRGTLELLSTSPITNWAVAVGKLLGVLTFFTTMVMPMLVLEAIALSASNPPIPSTIPLLGHLALILLAAAILSLGMFISSLTDSTILSAVLTFALILLLLFLDLIAKNIGGSLGEAIGHLSLLKHYNTLVQGIFDTSSLLLFSSYIILGVFLTAQSITVTSDQ; this is translated from the coding sequence ATGGGTATAGTACTGAGTAATATTATTGCCATTTATCGCCGAGAGCTGCAGAGCTATTTTGTATCGCCTTTAGCCTATGCTGTTGCAGGCGTATTTTGGTTTTTATCTGGATTGTTCTTTGTGCTCATTTTGATGGGACCGGAGGGTATTTTGTCAACAGTGGCTGCCTACGATCTACGAGGGCAACAAATAGGAGTACCAGTTCCGCCAATAGATGTTCCTTATGAATTTGTACGTGCTTTTTTGGACAGAATGGGATGGCTGTTGTTATTTGTGCTGCCCATTCTTTCTATGGGTCTCTATGCTGAAGAACGCAAGCGCGGCACGTTGGAACTTTTATCCACATCACCCATTACAAACTGGGCAGTTGCTGTTGGAAAACTACTAGGGGTGCTAACATTTTTTACAACTATGGTCATGCCCATGCTAGTCTTGGAAGCGATCGCGTTAAGTGCATCCAATCCGCCAATACCGTCAACAATTCCCCTGCTCGGTCATTTAGCGCTCATCTTACTAGCAGCAGCCATCTTATCCTTGGGAATGTTTATTTCCTCCCTAACAGACAGCACAATTTTATCTGCAGTCCTCACATTCGCGTTAATTTTATTACTATTATTCCTAGATTTAATCGCCAAAAACATTGGTGGTTCTTTAGGAGAAGCAATAGGGCATCTATCATTGCTGAAACATTACAATACACTGGTACAAGGTATTTTTGATACCAGCAGCTTGCTTTTATTCTCCAGTTACATTATTCTAGGAGTCTTTCTCACAGCACAGTCAATTACAGTGACCAGTGACCAGTGA
- a CDS encoding ABC transporter ATP-binding protein: MIEVEKLSKRYGSTPAIADVTFNVEQGEILGFLGPNGAGKTTTMRILAGYLPATSGTARIAGFDVHDNSLAVRQRIGYLPETPPLYPEMTVEGFLYFVSRIKGIPAGDRTAKVKAALEKCNLEDKRHTIIRKLSKGYRQRVGIAQAIVHDPPAIILDEPTVGLDPRQIIEVRNLIKSLAGSHTIILSTHILPEVNMTCSRVAIINRGKIVATNTIENLMSQLTRGSGYEMEIKGEASLAKQMLQNIPGVGLVESVPTVAMQGHHDLKDQRTHLRVLSQPGTEPGEEIAAALVRAGFSLHEMRRVSPTLEDAFLQLTTAEKVLEIETETAEAKEGEAA, encoded by the coding sequence ATGATCGAAGTTGAAAAGTTAAGTAAAAGATACGGTTCTACCCCAGCCATCGCTGATGTCACGTTTAATGTGGAACAAGGAGAGATTTTGGGCTTTCTCGGACCAAATGGTGCTGGAAAAACAACAACCATGAGAATTTTAGCTGGTTATTTACCAGCAACAAGTGGAACTGCCCGGATTGCTGGCTTTGATGTCCACGATAACTCCCTAGCTGTGCGCCAACGCATTGGTTATCTACCTGAGACACCCCCGTTGTACCCTGAAATGACGGTTGAGGGATTTTTGTATTTTGTGTCAAGAATTAAAGGAATTCCTGCTGGCGATCGCACAGCAAAAGTCAAAGCGGCGTTAGAAAAGTGTAACTTAGAAGATAAGCGTCACACCATCATTCGCAAACTTTCTAAAGGATACCGTCAAAGAGTCGGTATAGCCCAAGCCATTGTCCACGATCCACCAGCCATTATTTTGGACGAACCCACCGTTGGACTCGACCCCAGGCAAATTATTGAAGTCCGAAATTTAATTAAGAGTTTGGCAGGTAGTCATACAATTATTCTTTCGACCCACATTTTGCCTGAAGTGAATATGACCTGTAGCCGCGTAGCAATTATCAATCGAGGTAAGATTGTAGCAACTAATACTATAGAAAACCTAATGTCACAGTTGACGAGAGGCTCAGGCTATGAAATGGAAATTAAAGGAGAAGCCAGCCTCGCCAAACAAATGTTACAAAACATACCGGGCGTGGGTTTGGTAGAATCAGTTCCCACAGTGGCGATGCAAGGTCATCATGATTTAAAAGATCAACGAACTCACCTGCGAGTGCTATCACAACCCGGAACTGAACCGGGCGAGGAGATTGCAGCCGCGTTAGTGCGTGCGGGATTTAGTTTACACGAAATGCGACGTGTTAGCCCTACTCTGGAAGATGCCTTTTTACAACTGACAACAGCAGAAAAGGTTTTGGAGATAGAGACAGAAACAGCAGAAGCCAAGGAAGGAGAAGCCGCTTAG